The following are encoded in a window of Elusimicrobiota bacterium genomic DNA:
- a CDS encoding DUF4325 domain-containing protein has translation MNKNSKSQLTLRIPTRVSNFRKEGAYFRNEFIIKQWNKVDRFIFDFENRPIASVSFLDEAFAKLFLEFRPEEVIRKLYRFERMSSMDKELLKEVINTRLTEAKLKNK, from the coding sequence ATGAATAAAAACAGTAAATCACAATTAACACTCCGTATCCCCACACGAGTTTCTAATTTTAGAAAAGAAGGAGCATATTTTAGAAATGAGTTTATTATTAAGCAATGGAATAAGGTTGATAGATTTATATTTGATTTTGAAAATAGACCTATAGCTTCAGTATCATTTCTGGATGAAGCATTCGCTAAATTGTTTTTAGAATTTAGGCCTGAAGAAGTAATTCGCAAACTTTATAGATTTGAAAGGATGTCATCTATGGATAAAGAATTGTTAAAAGAGGTAATTAATACTAGATTAACTGAAGCAAAATTGAAAAACAAGTAA
- a CDS encoding serine/threonine-protein kinase: MKKQILDNRYLILKQIGLPGGFGTVYKARDIILEKLVAVKKLHEELSNDAKFLDMFRKEAIITASLEHENIVRVIDYRKTSDETYYIIMDYVKGNDLRHVLKRCVEKNKKLPVELSASIVAKVLSALDYAHALKNEAGEPYNIVHRDVSPGNIMLCFDGKVKLTDFGIAKAALKGTEKTRTGVLKGKIPYMSPEQAEGKIQLDKRSDIFSLGIILYELLTNKRLFEGDTDLDIWQKVRTCKFDLKPLEESKVPDDLKNIVLKALQKDLDKRYQLAKEMFIDIWKYVSIRKYGHREEDLRDSLVDLLAVEIQHEQEDAKLENIELDAIAEEAEKVETTEGIVIPSKEKVLPEKPPEKEKRKEIVIEHPEAPESREVKTVFDFVLDTAKKYRKIFVITSICLFVGLIFYCVADIYFQFTRFGIYLHQRIWPPTVIVKTIPPDALLTITSPSGEAIFKGITKSDCSLANFPFL; encoded by the coding sequence ATGAAAAAACAGATATTAGATAATCGGTACTTAATTCTTAAGCAAATAGGTTTGCCAGGTGGTTTTGGCACGGTCTATAAAGCCAGAGATATAATACTTGAAAAATTAGTTGCTGTAAAAAAATTACATGAAGAACTTTCTAATGATGCAAAATTTTTGGATATGTTTCGTAAGGAAGCGATTATTACTGCCAGTCTTGAACATGAAAATATTGTTCGGGTTATTGATTATCGCAAAACCTCTGATGAAACTTACTACATAATTATGGATTATGTAAAAGGAAATGATTTACGGCATGTTCTTAAACGCTGTGTTGAAAAAAACAAAAAATTGCCGGTTGAATTGAGTGCATCTATTGTTGCTAAAGTTTTAAGTGCGTTAGACTACGCCCACGCCCTAAAAAATGAGGCGGGTGAACCATATAACATTGTGCATAGAGATGTTTCACCAGGCAATATCATGCTTTGCTTTGATGGTAAAGTTAAACTTACAGATTTTGGCATTGCTAAGGCGGCACTAAAAGGGACAGAAAAAACCAGAACTGGTGTATTAAAAGGAAAAATACCGTATATGTCTCCTGAACAAGCAGAAGGCAAAATACAACTTGATAAACGCTCTGATATTTTTTCATTAGGTATAATCCTATATGAATTGTTAACTAACAAAAGATTGTTTGAAGGAGATACAGATTTAGATATTTGGCAAAAAGTTAGAACTTGTAAGTTTGATTTAAAACCGCTGGAAGAAAGTAAGGTTCCTGATGATTTGAAAAACATAGTGTTAAAAGCTCTTCAAAAGGATTTAGATAAAAGATATCAACTTGCAAAAGAGATGTTCATTGACATATGGAAATATGTGAGTATCCGGAAATATGGGCATCGTGAAGAAGATTTAAGAGATTCTCTTGTTGATTTATTAGCCGTAGAAATACAACATGAACAAGAAGATGCAAAATTAGAAAATATAGAACTTGATGCAATAGCAGAAGAAGCAGAAAAAGTTGAAACGACAGAAGGAATAGTTATACCCAGCAAAGAAAAGGTTCTCCCAGAAAAACCTCCAGAAAAAGAAAAAAGAAAAGAAATAGTTATAGAACATCCTGAAGCACCTGAGTCTAGAGAGGTAAAGACAGTTTTTGATTTCGTGCTTGATACTGCTAAAAAATATAGAAAAATTTTTGTGATAACAAGTATATGTCTATTTGTAGGATTGATATTTTATTGTGTAGCGGATATCTATTTTCAGTTTACAAGATTTGGCATTTATTTGCA